GAACACTGAGGAAAACGGAGCTGAAAAATTCGACTGTATGGTCGATTTATCAAACTACCAGGGCGAATGAAGGGTGATGGGTACTAATCTTTGACTTTGATCAGCTATTTTATCGCCTTCAATGCAAAGGAGATAACCTGCTGCATCCATGAGGTTTGAATTTGGGCAAAGGTGAGGAGAACGGCAGCGATTCCGAATAAAACCACAAAGCCGGTTCCTATCACAGTGCCTGCTACCCACCGGCGGGTTGCCTTGTTATCCTTTTTAATCTCATCCACTTCAGATCTAATTTCCTTCACTTCAGATCTGATTTCCTTCACTTCAGATCTGATTTCTTTCACTTCAGATTTGATTCCGTCAACCGTTTTCTCAAATGATCGTTCCATACGGTCAACGATTCTTTCAAGGCTGTTGAAGCGGGTATTGACATCTTGCTCATAGTATTCCGGCTGTTTTTTTTCTTCTGACATATTACTCTCTCCATTTGCTGCCATATTCATACTATACTTTATTTTTCGGCCAAAAGTCAAAGGTTACTGCCTCACCTGATTACTTTTTATTCTTCCTGTACGCTACATGAGGAGAAAAACACGCATGGGGAGGGGTGAAATCACCCCTCCCCATGCGCAGCCGGGACTTGTTCCCGGCCCGGTCAGCTTTGTTCAGCGGCCATTCGTACCCGTGGCCACTTATATTCATAGGTATTATTAGAATCTACTGAATGTATCTCTCCTCCCATTGATCCAGGGCTGGGATTTGGGATCATCGGTTACGATCAGTTCCTTGACCGGCTTGCCGTTGCTCCACGTTCCCATGAAGCGCTGCTCCGGGGTATTGCCGAGTGCGTATTCCCGGTTTTTACCATAGAAGGCCGCATCGGTGAGAGCATCGAAGAGCTTCCACACGGCGTAATAATCGAGAGCGTTGGTACCAAAACCCATCAGGGAGCCGATGTCCGCTCCGGCGTTGCCGGGACCTGCGGCCTGCGCACTGGCGGAATCCGGTGCAGAATCCGGCGCGGCATCACCGATGCCGAGCTGAAAATCTTCGACATCAGCCTCCGGCCCTGTGCTGGCGAGCACAGGCACCGAAACGGTCAGGGGAGCCCAGCAGGTAGGGGCGAAGTGATTCGCGGTCAGAGCAGGTGTTCCGGAACTATCGGAAACCATGATGACGTAGTCTTTGTTTTCAAGCGGGATCTGCGGTGTCTGAGTGAAAATTTTCACTGCATCCTTGCTGCCGACAACCTTGTCCCGGTCACCCACCAGGGTAAGCAGGAGAGCATCGGAGGGAATGGCTGACAACCTTTCCAGAGGCGGCATCGGCGTATTGCCCGGCTGAACCGACATGACCGCCCTGGGAGCGGGCAAACCGGATTTCAGGGCCACCGCGGCAATGTTGGCAGCCAATACTCCTCCAACCGAATGGCCTACCGTGGCGAACCTGTCCAGATCGGGCTGCACATGGCCTTCACTTTCAAGCACCTGAATGGCATCCAGTACGGCATTGACGCAATTGGAGGTATACCGGGAACCGTTGAGCATGGAGGCTGCCGACTGATACACCGGATAGACAACGATATTGCCCCGTCTGACCAGATGTTTGATCCAGGCACCGTATGAAAGCGAAGGGTTGATTCCTCCCCATCCATGAGTGAAAACGATCAGGGGAGCTGTTTCCGGTTTGGGTCCGGCCGGTTCATACAGGTAATATTTCAAATCGCCATATCCGTGGACCGAACTGGTGATTCTGCTGTGGGCATAATCCCTGCCGCCAGGCCCTGATGACGGCTGTGGAGGCGGGGTGACGGCCTGAGCGGTTGCTGAGGTGATCATGACGAAAAGCAGAAGGATGAACAGAAGGTGGTTGCGCAAGGTTCTGGTTACCAGGTTGATATTCTCAAGGGTCGCGATCCGTCCGATTGAAGAAGCCATGACAAGTCTCCTTAATTTTCTCCATGGAGCATGCTCCACGCAGAGAAGCATCTGTTGGATTATCAGAGTGAAGTTGGATTCTCAGAATCGATAGTGAATTTTTCAGGTGCTGATAAAAGCTTCTTGATGAGATATTCTTTGTGACCGCCTGATAGCTTCGCACTGAGCCAGGCATCATGCAAAAACTCTGAAGGTTACTCTTGCCTTACGGTGCTGTCTGTTTCCTCCCACCTCCTTTTTTTCTGCTGCAGGTATGCAGGTATACTGATAGCAGAGTTTACCGATGAAGTTTTTTTCAGTAATATCAGCATGATACGATGACCAATCATCGTTTCTGTTTTTCTCCATAGAGCACAAACCATACCAACCGGAGGGTTAAGAGAGAAATTTTTACTCTATTTATATGTCAAATTGTCGTAAGATGTTATAATTATTTAAGATAAATAGTATAGATATAGTACAGATATAGTGTAGATATAAAGGCATGAAGTGAGTAGAACGATGGGGCATTGATCTTTTCGATCCAGAGGAGGGATGGTGAATTACAAAATTGTCCTGGCCCGATTACCAAAAAGTAACCGGATAACCAAATGGTATCCGGCAGGAGTGGATGAGATTCATCTTTTTTCCATTATTATCGAGATACCATTTTAGGAATTGCCCTGTATCTTGCTCATGAACTCCCGATATATTTCTTCGCTCAAGGATTTTTTGTCATATAGCTTCCTTAGCTCGAATGGCACTTACATAAGCCAGGGAAGTAATGAATAGAAAGCCGATTTCCCGCAGAGACGCAGAGGCGCAGAGAATGAAAGCCGGGATTACCCGAATGTGCCACTGGCCTGGAAGTAAAAAGGTAAAAGGAAAAAGAAAAGGAATCGCTCTCATTTATCAGTCGCCATACTTTCTGGCACCGGGAAAACAGGGAAAAGACGTAAGACACTTGAGGTATCTGGTGGGGCTACAGGGCATGGGAGGATATGGTGTCCGGTAGGTACAAGCCCCACCCTACATTCAAGGTGTTCGGTGGGATACAAACCCAT
This genomic interval from bacterium contains the following:
- a CDS encoding alpha/beta hydrolase fold domain-containing protein codes for the protein MASSIGRIATLENINLVTRTLRNHLLFILLLFVMITSATAQAVTPPPQPSSGPGGRDYAHSRITSSVHGYGDLKYYLYEPAGPKPETAPLIVFTHGWGGINPSLSYGAWIKHLVRRGNIVVYPVYQSAASMLNGSRYTSNCVNAVLDAIQVLESEGHVQPDLDRFATVGHSVGGVLAANIAAVALKSGLPAPRAVMSVQPGNTPMPPLERLSAIPSDALLLTLVGDRDKVVGSKDAVKIFTQTPQIPLENKDYVIMVSDSSGTPALTANHFAPTCWAPLTVSVPVLASTGPEADVEDFQLGIGDAAPDSAPDSASAQAAGPGNAGADIGSLMGFGTNALDYYAVWKLFDALTDAAFYGKNREYALGNTPEQRFMGTWSNGKPVKELIVTDDPKSQPWINGRRDTFSRF